Within Streptomyces roseirectus, the genomic segment AAGGGCTACTACGCCACCGACCTGTGGGACGCGTGGCAGCGCTACTGCCCCCCTCCCCGGGAAAGTCCGCTACCGCCGCTACCCGGCACCGAAAACATGGCCTGACCAGCGACAACGCGGTAGCGGCATCCCGCGTTCGGGGCCGCTACCGCCCCGCTACCCGTCCGCTACCGCTACCCCTTCCCGCTACCCCGAACAGGCCCCTGACCTGCGCGGTAGCACCGGTAGCGGAAGTAGCGCCCCTCAGAAGGGGGCCGACAGTGCCCCCGCGCCCTGATCCCCACCCGTGAGACCAAGGAGCGCCGCATGGAAACGGCCCGCCTCGCCGAAGCCGTCGATCCCACCCTCGTACTGCTGACCGTCGAAGAGGCCGCCCGCCGACTCCGCATCGGCCGAACCCTCTGCTTCCGGCTCATCCGCACCGGAGAGCTGGAGTCCATCACCGTCGGCCACCTCCGCAGGGTCCCCGCCGACGCCCCCGCCGAATACGTCGCCCGCCGCCGTAGCAACGTCCGTACCGCCGCTTGAGGAGCACACGCGTGACCGAACCGAACGACAAGACGAAGCGCACCCGCCAACCCAACGGCGAGTCATCCATCTACCTGGGCAGCGACGGCAAATGGCACGGCCGCGTGACCGTCGGCATCCGCGACGACGGCAAGCCGGACCGCCGCCACATCGAGCGCAAGACCCGCCCCGAGGTCGTGAAGGCCGTCCGCGCCATGGAGAAGCAGCGCGACGCCCAGACCCTGGCCAAGCCGGGTAAGCCCTGGACGGTCAAGACGTGGCTGACTCACTGGATCGACACCATCGCGCCCCTCGCGGTGAACGAGAACACGATGGTCGGCTACGGCGTCGCCGTCCGGAAGCACCTGATTCCGGCACTCGGTGCGCACCGGCTGGACAAACTTCAGCCCGAGCACATCGAGCGCTTTTACGGGAAGATGCAGGCCAACGGCCGCAAGGCCGGAACGATTCACCAGATCCACCGCACCTTCCGCACCGCGCTGAACGAGGCGGTACGGCGCGGCCACCTCGGACGGAACCCCGTCCAGTTGGCCAAGGCGCCCAGTGTCCGCGAGGAAGAGGTGGAGCCGTACACCGTCGAAGAGGTACAGCGGCTCTTGGCCACCGCCGACCGGCGCCGGAACGCTGCCCGTTGGGCCGTCGCGCTCGCGCTCGGTCTGCGGCAGGGGGAAGCGCTGGGCCTCAAGTGGACGGACGTCGACTTGGAGCGGGGTGTCCTGATGGTCCGCCGGAGTCGTCGCCGCCCGCGCTACGCCCACGGGTGCGGCGACCCCTGCGGCAGGAAAGCCGGGTACTGCCCCCAACGTCAGCGCACGAACCCCGAGACGGCCGACACGAAGTCCCGCGCGGGGCGGCGCGCGGTCGGCTTGCCCGCACAGCTTGTTGATCTGCTCCGAGTCCACCGGACCAAGCAGGACGCCGAACGCGCGGCTGCCGGCGACCAGTGGACGGACGAAGGATGGCTGTTCGCCACCCCGACCGGTCGGGGCACGTCGCCCCGTACGGACTACGACGACTGGAAGGAGCTGCTTGACGCCGCGAAGGTGCGGGACGGCCGTCTGCATGATGCTCGTCACACCGCCGCCACGGTGCTGCTGATCCTCGGCGTCTCCGAACGCGCCGTCATGGGACTGATGGGCTGGTCGACTACGGCCATGGCCGCGCGGTACCAACACATGGTGGACAGCGTCCGGCACGAGGTGGCCAAGCAGGTCGACGGACTCATCTGGAAGCCGACCGGAGACAAGCCGGACGACGGTGACGATGGCGCCGCCGGGGTGCCCGTACCGGCCAACTGAGACGGAAACTGAGACGGAACGCGATGAGGGGTTGGCTCCAATTGGAGCCAACCCCTCATTCACCTGCGGTAGCGGAGGGATTTGAACCCTCGGTGACTTGCGCCACACTCGCTTTCGAGGCGAGCTCCTTCGGCCGCTCGGACACGCTACCGAGAGAGACCTTACAACATTCCGTTGGACGGTTGGTAATCGATCTCAGCGCTGACGAAAGAAGCTGGTCAGAAGCCCGGCACAGTCCTCGGCCAGCACCTCCCCGATCACCTCGGGACGATGGTTCAGCCGCCGGTCGCGGACGACGTCCCAGACCGAACCCGCCGCCCCCGCCTTCTCGTCCCGCGCGCCGTAGACCACCCGGTCCACCCGCGCCTGCACCAACGCCCCCGCGCACATCACACACGGCTCCAGCGTGACGACGAGCGTGCAGTCGACGAGCCGCCACGCCCCCA encodes:
- a CDS encoding excisionase family DNA-binding protein; translation: METARLAEAVDPTLVLLTVEEAARRLRIGRTLCFRLIRTGELESITVGHLRRVPADAPAEYVARRRSNVRTAA
- a CDS encoding tyrosine-type recombinase/integrase, translating into MTEPNDKTKRTRQPNGESSIYLGSDGKWHGRVTVGIRDDGKPDRRHIERKTRPEVVKAVRAMEKQRDAQTLAKPGKPWTVKTWLTHWIDTIAPLAVNENTMVGYGVAVRKHLIPALGAHRLDKLQPEHIERFYGKMQANGRKAGTIHQIHRTFRTALNEAVRRGHLGRNPVQLAKAPSVREEEVEPYTVEEVQRLLATADRRRNAARWAVALALGLRQGEALGLKWTDVDLERGVLMVRRSRRRPRYAHGCGDPCGRKAGYCPQRQRTNPETADTKSRAGRRAVGLPAQLVDLLRVHRTKQDAERAAAGDQWTDEGWLFATPTGRGTSPRTDYDDWKELLDAAKVRDGRLHDARHTAATVLLILGVSERAVMGLMGWSTTAMAARYQHMVDSVRHEVAKQVDGLIWKPTGDKPDDGDDGAAGVPVPAN
- the tadA gene encoding tRNA adenosine(34) deaminase TadA, translated to MRLALAEAGRAGADVPVGAVVLAPDGTTVLAAAHNEREAGGDPTAHAEVLALRRAASALGAWRLVDCTLVVTLEPCVMCAGALVQARVDRVVYGARDEKAGAAGSVWDVVRDRRLNHRPEVIGEVLAEDCAGLLTSFFRQR